Proteins from a genomic interval of Anatilimnocola floriformis:
- the lptE gene encoding LPS assembly lipoprotein LptE — translation MVRFLLIAVALLAANTGCAGYQFGTRSLYRPDIRTVHVPIVQSDSLRRNLGERLTEHICKQIELKTPYKLTDAASADSVLTARIISENKKVLAENGLDEARDVETDFFVQVRWVDRRGDLIMSHTDVPVQPLLVNVSQATNFVPEGGQSLVTSHEEALFRLADQIVGQLEMPW, via the coding sequence GTGGTGCGCTTCCTTCTCATCGCCGTCGCTTTGCTCGCAGCCAACACCGGCTGCGCGGGGTACCAATTCGGCACTCGCTCGCTCTATCGTCCCGACATTCGCACCGTGCACGTCCCCATCGTGCAATCCGATAGCTTGCGGCGAAATCTCGGCGAACGGCTGACCGAACACATCTGCAAACAGATCGAGCTGAAGACGCCGTACAAACTGACCGATGCCGCCTCGGCCGATAGCGTGCTGACCGCGCGAATCATCAGCGAGAATAAAAAGGTTCTCGCCGAAAACGGTTTGGATGAAGCCCGTGACGTCGAGACCGATTTCTTCGTGCAAGTTCGCTGGGTCGATCGCCGCGGCGATCTGATCATGAGTCACACCGACGTGCCAGTGCAGCCATTACTAGTCAACGTCAGCCAGGCCACCAACTTCGTCCCCGAAGGTGGCCAGTCACTCGTCACTTCGCACGAAGAGGCCCTCTTCCGCCTCGCCGATCAAATCGTCGGACAACTCGAAATGCCCTGGTGA
- a CDS encoding Hsp20/alpha crystallin family protein — MAHSCKPRWTVAFPRSLDGLTRDVEQAFDQLVGTASHYVRAFAAPANLWEEDGAWRVEVELPGIKQEQIELTLEKNLLKIVADRPAPEDRKYHHQERTYGKVERQITLPETADPESIEAELRDGVLHLTFKKKPEAQPRKIVVKVS, encoded by the coding sequence ATGGCGCACAGCTGCAAACCCCGTTGGACCGTTGCTTTTCCTCGTTCACTCGATGGCTTGACGCGCGATGTCGAGCAAGCCTTTGATCAACTCGTCGGCACGGCAAGCCATTACGTTCGCGCGTTCGCCGCGCCGGCGAATCTGTGGGAAGAAGATGGCGCTTGGCGCGTCGAAGTCGAACTCCCCGGCATCAAGCAAGAGCAGATCGAGCTGACGCTGGAGAAAAACCTGCTTAAGATCGTTGCCGATCGCCCCGCGCCGGAGGATCGCAAATACCATCATCAAGAGCGGACCTACGGCAAGGTCGAGCGCCAGATCACGCTGCCCGAAACGGCAGATCCAGAATCGATCGAAGCCGAACTCCGCGACGGTGTGCTGCATCTCACATTCAAGAAGAAGCCAGAAGCGCAGCCGCGCAAGATCGTCGTCAAGGTTTCGTAA
- a CDS encoding 4Fe-4S dicluster domain-containing protein → MAKRIAVVLSQGQSASPAKRQLEEDIAAALLMEPGLDLVIVPHLYDLKPDGTGTLALTNIKGNMIVLAWLYDRATRWTLDRMGIRGKEGLSLLKSPTEEEDEDDEEESAETIEEAANDKARVNDSRDLPNRKIYCLDLRVQNQAAAFVAEVKRIANEASMQLLGLGGLGGLGGMNKAPPLVDTFARFLQPTNDTALPLHAEEAPAQVVRIAETGDRRWYPVIDYSRCTNCMECIDFCLFGVYGLDKADTILVEQPDNCRKGCPACSRVCPENAIIFPQHKTPSIAGSPEVAGSMKIDLSRLFGAPDTGESAEQIAVRERDEQLQLAGRTAVGSSVGLPKRQAGTAQPKDELDDLLDKLDELDI, encoded by the coding sequence ATGGCCAAACGCATTGCTGTCGTCCTGTCACAGGGGCAAAGTGCCAGTCCCGCCAAACGGCAACTCGAAGAAGACATTGCGGCTGCGCTTCTCATGGAGCCGGGCCTCGATCTGGTCATCGTGCCGCATCTCTACGATCTGAAGCCCGATGGCACGGGCACGCTCGCGCTGACCAACATCAAAGGGAACATGATCGTTCTCGCCTGGCTCTACGACCGAGCCACGCGCTGGACGCTCGATCGCATGGGCATCCGCGGCAAGGAAGGCCTGTCGCTGCTGAAGTCGCCGACCGAAGAGGAAGATGAGGACGACGAAGAAGAGTCAGCCGAAACAATTGAAGAAGCTGCCAATGACAAAGCACGAGTAAATGACTCGCGCGATCTGCCGAATCGGAAAATCTACTGCCTGGATCTGCGCGTGCAAAACCAGGCCGCGGCATTTGTCGCGGAAGTCAAACGAATCGCCAACGAAGCCTCGATGCAACTGCTCGGCTTGGGCGGTCTCGGTGGCCTCGGCGGAATGAACAAGGCGCCGCCGCTCGTCGATACTTTCGCCCGCTTCCTGCAACCAACCAATGACACCGCGCTGCCGCTGCACGCCGAAGAAGCTCCGGCGCAGGTTGTGCGCATCGCCGAGACCGGCGATCGCCGATGGTATCCGGTCATCGATTACAGCCGCTGCACCAATTGCATGGAATGCATCGACTTCTGCCTCTTCGGCGTGTATGGCCTCGACAAGGCCGATACGATTCTTGTCGAACAGCCCGACAACTGTCGCAAGGGCTGCCCGGCCTGCAGTCGCGTTTGCCCCGAAAATGCGATCATCTTTCCGCAACACAAAACGCCCTCGATCGCTGGTTCGCCCGAAGTGGCGGGCAGCATGAAGATCGACCTCTCGCGTTTATTCGGCGCACCCGACACCGGCGAATCGGCGGAACAAATCGCTGTTCGCGAACGCGATGAGCAACTGCAACTTGCCGGCCGAACTGCCGTCGGGAGCAGTGTCGGCTTGCCGAAGCGGCAAGCGGGAACAGCTCAGCCGAAAGACGAGCTCGATGATCTGCTCGATAAACTCGACGAGTTGGATATCTAG
- a CDS encoding PVC-type heme-binding CxxCH protein, with the protein MLTPKMLRLDLLAVVASLLVLATAAFAADPVPASKPLSPTEALAAFQLAEKDLKIELAAAEPEVVDPVAIRFDERGRMWVAEMGDYPLGPPPGEPPLSRIKVLEDLDADGKFEKATLFADKLSFVTGLQPWRGGVIVTLAGRIAWMKDTDGDSKMDVDETWYTGFAEQNSQLRANHPRLALDNHVYVANGLRGGVVVNKRLPNEPPINLQGRDFRFDPLTGKAESISGNGQFGMCFDDWGNRFTCTNRNPVIHVVLEDRYLKLAPKIPIAAVVQDVAAAAEKSKVFPISRAWTTSNLHAGTFTAACGVHVYRGDTLRDAHRRGGFRPWEDLLGDNSVFTCDPTGNFVHREKMQSGSPTFYSSRAYDNKEFLASTDEWFRPVSIETGPDGYLYIVDMYRCVIEHPDFVPDELKKRPDLRLGDDRGRIWRITLSDQPKEDSSPAAEILRDREMQARKREREKKSMIAAETSGLVALLSHENAWHRETAQRLLLERADPKTLECVAASSGGTREAVHALWLLHGLGQLDAKSFATYFESTNREVQRQALLVAEELLEQKKIEPHVVQLDSAFRENVKFQSLLFNLSQKGDALEDEIDPKTIPRDWDSNWLKSAALLRYHQQLLPVFRKSAESNFEHSSFQTDVARLIGSNSDDRDAMRVIKISGRFPAEKIITIVEALAAGLQKRNRKLEDVLRELQRLQGNDQAKLYANVSLEIAGDATKRSIDRLAAVRLLGYLPGTQARLRAQLQDAAKFPAELQTALVAALAQRGNESDREWQELLGSYEANSLPIKRSLIDNSFRRTGGPKLLLEQVKTGVIQAAEIDPLRRKQLLESKDAAINKLAEELFAALNPANRQQALEDYQAALKLKGDSKQGAMIFEKNCSTCHRVGEIGVNVAPDISDTRTKTAAQLLGDIIQPNRAIDSNFIGYQLLLKDGTAVSGLLAAETSTSLTVKQPGGKVLTIARDEVEQLKATGVSLMPDGLEKNIAPQAMADLLSYLKNWRYLDGKTPLSPGTP; encoded by the coding sequence ATGCTTACGCCTAAAATGCTGCGCCTTGATTTGTTGGCCGTCGTAGCGAGTCTGCTTGTGCTCGCGACGGCCGCATTTGCCGCCGACCCTGTCCCTGCTTCCAAACCTCTTTCTCCCACCGAAGCCCTCGCAGCTTTTCAGCTCGCTGAGAAAGATCTGAAGATCGAACTCGCTGCCGCCGAGCCTGAGGTGGTCGATCCAGTGGCCATTCGCTTTGACGAGCGCGGCCGAATGTGGGTCGCCGAGATGGGCGATTATCCGCTCGGGCCGCCGCCGGGCGAACCGCCGTTGTCGCGGATCAAAGTGCTCGAAGATCTCGATGCCGATGGCAAGTTCGAAAAGGCGACGCTGTTCGCCGACAAGTTGTCATTCGTCACCGGCCTGCAGCCGTGGCGGGGCGGCGTGATCGTCACACTCGCCGGCCGCATCGCTTGGATGAAAGACACCGACGGCGACAGCAAGATGGACGTCGACGAGACCTGGTACACCGGTTTCGCCGAACAGAACTCGCAACTGCGAGCCAATCATCCGCGACTCGCGCTCGACAACCATGTGTACGTCGCCAATGGTCTGCGCGGCGGCGTGGTCGTTAACAAGCGTTTGCCCAACGAACCGCCGATCAATCTGCAAGGCCGCGACTTCCGCTTCGACCCACTCACAGGCAAAGCCGAGTCGATTTCCGGCAACGGCCAATTCGGCATGTGCTTCGACGACTGGGGCAACCGCTTCACTTGCACCAACCGCAACCCGGTCATCCATGTCGTGCTCGAAGATCGCTATCTAAAACTCGCGCCAAAGATTCCGATCGCCGCTGTTGTGCAAGATGTTGCCGCAGCGGCGGAGAAATCCAAAGTCTTTCCAATTAGCCGCGCGTGGACGACATCGAACTTGCATGCTGGAACGTTCACGGCAGCTTGCGGGGTGCATGTTTATCGGGGCGATACGCTGCGCGATGCTCACCGTCGTGGCGGATTCCGGCCGTGGGAAGATCTGCTTGGTGACAACAGCGTCTTCACCTGCGATCCCACGGGAAACTTTGTGCATCGCGAGAAAATGCAATCTGGCAGCCCGACGTTCTACAGTAGCCGTGCCTATGACAATAAGGAGTTTCTCGCCAGCACCGACGAGTGGTTTCGGCCCGTAAGTATCGAAACGGGCCCCGATGGTTATCTCTACATCGTCGATATGTATCGCTGTGTGATCGAACATCCCGACTTCGTGCCAGATGAATTGAAGAAACGACCTGACCTGCGGCTTGGTGATGATCGCGGCCGCATTTGGCGGATCACACTTAGCGATCAACCGAAAGAGGATTCTTCACCGGCTGCAGAAATTCTCAGGGACCGAGAAATGCAGGCCCGCAAGCGCGAACGCGAGAAAAAATCGATGATCGCAGCGGAAACCAGCGGGCTCGTCGCTCTGCTCTCGCATGAAAATGCCTGGCACCGCGAGACCGCTCAGCGACTGTTGCTGGAGCGGGCCGATCCGAAAACGCTCGAATGCGTGGCCGCGTCGTCTGGAGGCACTCGCGAAGCGGTTCATGCATTGTGGCTATTGCACGGACTCGGCCAACTCGACGCCAAATCTTTTGCGACTTACTTCGAGAGTACCAACCGAGAAGTGCAACGCCAGGCGCTGCTCGTTGCCGAAGAGCTTCTGGAGCAAAAGAAAATCGAACCTCATGTGGTTCAGCTGGATTCCGCCTTCCGCGAGAACGTCAAATTTCAATCGCTGCTGTTCAATCTCTCGCAGAAGGGAGACGCGCTCGAAGACGAGATCGATCCCAAAACGATCCCGCGCGATTGGGATTCGAATTGGCTGAAGTCCGCGGCACTGCTCCGCTATCATCAACAGTTGCTCCCGGTCTTTCGCAAATCAGCCGAATCGAATTTCGAACACTCTTCCTTTCAAACTGATGTCGCCCGCTTGATCGGCAGCAACAGCGACGATCGCGATGCCATGCGGGTCATCAAAATCAGCGGGCGCTTTCCAGCCGAGAAGATCATCACCATCGTCGAGGCCTTGGCAGCCGGACTTCAAAAGCGAAATCGAAAATTGGAAGATGTGCTGCGCGAATTGCAACGGCTGCAAGGAAATGACCAAGCCAAGCTGTATGCCAACGTCAGCCTCGAAATTGCTGGCGATGCCACGAAACGCTCGATTGATCGCCTGGCGGCAGTGCGCCTGCTCGGCTACCTGCCAGGAACTCAAGCCAGATTGCGCGCCCAATTGCAGGACGCTGCCAAGTTCCCCGCCGAATTGCAAACTGCACTCGTCGCCGCTCTGGCCCAGCGCGGTAATGAATCGGACCGCGAATGGCAGGAGTTGCTCGGCAGCTATGAAGCGAATTCCCTCCCCATCAAACGGTCCCTCATCGACAACAGCTTCCGCCGTACCGGCGGTCCGAAGCTGTTGCTGGAACAGGTGAAGACCGGCGTCATTCAGGCCGCTGAAATCGATCCGCTGAGACGCAAGCAACTGCTCGAAAGCAAAGATGCAGCGATCAATAAGCTTGCCGAGGAATTGTTCGCTGCGCTCAACCCTGCCAATCGACAGCAGGCGCTCGAAGATTATCAAGCTGCACTCAAGTTGAAAGGTGACTCGAAGCAAGGAGCGATGATTTTTGAAAAGAACTGCAGCACCTGTCATCGCGTCGGCGAGATTGGCGTGAATGTTGCGCCGGATATCAGCGATACGCGGACAAAGACGGCGGCGCAGTTGCTCGGCGATATCATTCAGCCGAATCGGGCGATCGACAGCAATTTCATCGGCTATCAGCTGCTGCTGAAAGACGGCACTGCCGTTTCGGGATTGCTCGCCGCGGAGACGAGTACGTCACTCACGGTGAAGCAACCCGGCGGAAAAGTGCTGACGATTGCGCGCGATGAGGTAGAGCAATTGAAAGCTACCGGCGTGTCGCTGATGCCCGATGGTCTGGAGAAGAACATTGCGCCGCAAGCGATGGCCGACTTACTGTCGTATCTAAAGAACTGGCGTTACCTCGACGGCAAAACGCCACTCTCGCCCGGCACGCCGTAG
- a CDS encoding ABC transporter substrate-binding protein — protein MISSHPSSLTSRVSPLVFILAIVGCTQPPPQTDTLIYAQASDPRTLDPVNTDIAESVHVITNVFDTLVSYHDETIELVPSLAEKWTVSEDGKLWTFNLRDGVLFHDETKFDSAAVKLTFDRLRLKKHPLLFDDVRPYESAYAMIDRIETPDPLVVEFYLKEPSAIFLTNLAMFPASIVSPAALAKLGKKFADMPIGTGPFKMVQWNRDQQLVLEGFDKHWRGAPPLKKLIIVPVKDNTTRVQRLKRGEVHLVDSLAPHDFDAVSKEPQLVAQELSGMNVSYLSLQVEKSPLNSRKVRQAIAHAIDKNALIKTGFDGHAAPAVSMVPPAMWGHDASLQSYPYDVAQAKKLMMEAAVEEKFKLPLDLNLSVMSQARPYMPQPTIIAGFLKDSLREIGINLTVSGRDVTEHFDHLMSGRHQLGLAGWTSDNSDPDNFLYQLLDPDNINEKGNNLSRFRDPKFHELLLAGQREMNLEKRLPLYLEAQQIVFREVPVIPLAHMQLRAAFSKRLSGYHLHPTGLVRLGKVKLNAEAQP, from the coding sequence GTGATTTCTTCCCACCCCTCGTCTCTCACCTCCCGCGTCTCACCTCTCGTTTTCATCCTCGCTATCGTCGGTTGCACGCAGCCTCCCCCGCAAACCGACACCCTGATCTACGCTCAAGCCAGCGACCCGCGCACGCTCGATCCGGTCAACACCGACATCGCCGAATCGGTGCACGTCATTACCAATGTCTTCGATACGCTGGTCTCGTACCACGACGAAACGATCGAGCTCGTACCGTCGCTCGCCGAGAAGTGGACCGTGAGCGAAGACGGCAAACTGTGGACGTTCAACCTGCGCGACGGCGTTCTGTTTCATGACGAAACGAAATTCGATTCCGCTGCCGTAAAGCTCACCTTCGATCGGCTGCGTCTGAAGAAACATCCGCTGCTGTTCGACGATGTGCGGCCATACGAATCGGCGTACGCGATGATCGATCGCATCGAAACGCCTGATCCGCTCGTCGTCGAATTTTATTTGAAAGAACCGAGTGCGATCTTTCTCACGAACTTGGCGATGTTTCCGGCCAGCATCGTTTCCCCCGCAGCCCTCGCCAAGCTCGGCAAAAAATTCGCCGACATGCCGATTGGCACCGGGCCGTTCAAGATGGTGCAATGGAACCGCGACCAGCAACTGGTGCTCGAGGGCTTTGACAAACATTGGCGCGGTGCACCGCCGCTGAAAAAGCTGATCATCGTCCCGGTGAAGGACAATACGACGCGCGTGCAACGCCTCAAGCGGGGCGAGGTCCATCTAGTCGACAGCCTCGCGCCGCATGACTTCGATGCCGTCTCGAAAGAACCGCAACTCGTCGCTCAGGAGCTGAGCGGCATGAATGTGTCGTATCTGTCGCTACAGGTCGAAAAATCGCCGCTCAACTCCCGCAAGGTTCGCCAAGCCATTGCCCACGCCATTGATAAAAATGCTCTCATCAAAACCGGCTTCGATGGCCATGCCGCGCCGGCTGTCAGCATGGTGCCGCCGGCGATGTGGGGTCACGATGCGAGCTTGCAAAGCTATCCGTACGATGTTGCTCAAGCGAAGAAGTTAATGATGGAAGCGGCCGTTGAGGAAAAGTTCAAATTGCCGCTGGATCTCAATCTATCGGTGATGAGCCAGGCGCGACCGTACATGCCGCAGCCGACGATCATCGCCGGCTTTTTGAAGGATTCGCTGCGCGAGATCGGCATCAATCTGACCGTGAGCGGGCGCGACGTGACGGAGCATTTCGATCACTTGATGTCGGGCCGCCATCAACTGGGATTGGCCGGTTGGACGAGCGACAACAGCGATCCCGATAACTTCCTGTATCAGCTGCTCGATCCCGACAACATCAATGAAAAGGGAAACAACCTCAGTCGCTTTCGCGATCCAAAGTTTCATGAACTGTTGCTCGCCGGCCAGCGCGAGATGAACCTCGAGAAGCGGCTGCCGTTGTATCTCGAAGCCCAGCAGATCGTCTTTCGCGAAGTGCCGGTGATTCCGCTGGCCCATATGCAATTGCGGGCCGCATTTTCGAAACGGCTGTCGGGCTATCACTTGCATCCCACCGGTCTGGTGCGACTCGGAAAGGTGAAGCTCAACGCGGAGGCCCAGCCGTGA
- a CDS encoding DUF3472 domain-containing protein produces MKRPASLFVLLACLVVAASAIADEKLAGVACRSVHWQWRGAAGTAFYNEVIVDQSAPGTYFCVCGFNHGYFGIQQLDDKRKVAIFSVWDPGKQNDPTKVDENNRVKLLYNDDAVRVKRFGNEGTGGQSFLDLDWKVGETYRLMVTCERKDDRTAYTGWIYMNEAKEWKKLVTFSTLTKDEKLGGYYSFVEDFRRNKVSATQPRMARFGNGWVLVDGKWQAIERGRFTADNNPAKTINAGLKEQLFFLATGGETANSDLELSKSIDLPVADRQPPADVAKLLASPAEPAQPAK; encoded by the coding sequence ATGAAACGCCCCGCCTCGCTCTTCGTTTTGCTGGCTTGCCTCGTAGTTGCTGCAAGCGCTATCGCCGATGAAAAGTTAGCCGGCGTTGCTTGCCGAAGTGTCCACTGGCAATGGCGCGGAGCGGCGGGAACGGCTTTTTACAACGAGGTGATCGTCGATCAGTCGGCGCCGGGGACTTATTTTTGCGTCTGCGGTTTCAACCACGGCTACTTCGGCATTCAGCAGCTCGATGACAAGCGGAAGGTGGCGATCTTTTCGGTCTGGGATCCGGGCAAGCAGAACGATCCGACCAAGGTCGACGAAAACAATCGCGTCAAGTTGCTCTACAACGACGACGCGGTGCGGGTGAAGCGCTTCGGCAATGAAGGAACCGGCGGCCAATCGTTTTTGGATCTCGATTGGAAAGTCGGCGAGACGTATCGCCTAATGGTGACATGCGAGCGGAAGGATGACCGCACTGCCTACACCGGTTGGATCTATATGAACGAAGCCAAGGAATGGAAGAAGCTGGTGACGTTCAGCACGCTCACCAAGGATGAAAAGCTCGGCGGCTATTACTCGTTCGTCGAAGATTTTCGCCGCAACAAGGTTTCCGCGACCCAGCCGCGAATGGCTCGCTTCGGCAACGGTTGGGTGCTCGTCGATGGCAAATGGCAAGCGATCGAGCGCGGCCGGTTCACGGCCGATAACAATCCAGCCAAGACTATCAACGCCGGCTTGAAGGAACAGCTATTCTTTCTCGCCACCGGTGGCGAAACGGCGAACAGCGATCTGGAACTCAGCAAATCGATCGACCTGCCCGTTGCTGACCGCCAACCGCCCGCCGATGTGGCAAAGCTGCTGGCATCACCCGCAGAACCGGCACAACCGGCGAAGTAG
- a CDS encoding ABC transporter permease, translated as MIRYLGWRIAHAAVTVIVAVSLVFIAVRLLPGNPILARFGQHPDIEKINELREQYGWNDPIYQQLGRFFWQVATTGDLGNSLSRVNSSVNDELRQRIPATVELTAAACFIALPLGVIAGVAAAVWRNRWPDWLCTAGSLIGVSIPVFFLGICLREVFVFLPTSQRIDPLLSISGNFQSITGLYLIDTLLRGRPDLWLSAAAHLILPALALSTIPAAIVAKITRAAMLDVLAADYLRTARAKGCSLWRCVWRHALPNAAVPVVNIAGLQVGLLLSGAVLTETIFDWPGMGTYIATAVLGDKDYVAVQAGAIVICLLFVSLNLLLDLLFVWLDPRIRLSE; from the coding sequence GTGATTCGTTACCTCGGCTGGCGAATTGCCCATGCCGCGGTGACGGTCATCGTGGCCGTGTCGCTGGTCTTCATCGCCGTTCGTCTGTTGCCGGGCAATCCGATTCTCGCGCGCTTCGGCCAGCATCCAGACATCGAAAAGATCAACGAGCTGCGCGAACAATACGGCTGGAATGATCCGATCTATCAGCAGCTCGGCCGTTTCTTTTGGCAAGTGGCGACAACCGGCGATCTCGGCAATTCGTTGTCGCGCGTCAATTCGAGCGTGAACGACGAACTGCGCCAGCGCATTCCAGCCACTGTCGAACTCACGGCGGCGGCGTGCTTCATTGCGTTGCCGCTGGGCGTCATCGCGGGAGTGGCCGCGGCGGTCTGGCGAAATCGCTGGCCCGATTGGCTCTGTACGGCTGGCTCGCTGATCGGCGTGAGCATTCCCGTCTTCTTCCTCGGCATCTGTTTGCGCGAGGTGTTCGTCTTCTTACCGACTTCCCAGCGCATCGATCCGCTGCTCTCCATCTCGGGCAACTTTCAGTCGATCACCGGTTTGTATCTGATCGATACATTGCTGCGCGGCCGCCCCGATCTCTGGCTGTCGGCTGCGGCTCATTTGATTCTGCCAGCGCTGGCCCTCTCGACGATTCCCGCCGCGATCGTCGCGAAGATCACCCGCGCAGCCATGCTCGACGTTCTCGCGGCCGATTATCTGCGAACTGCCCGCGCCAAAGGTTGCAGCCTGTGGCGCTGCGTCTGGCGACATGCCTTGCCGAATGCGGCCGTGCCGGTGGTGAACATCGCGGGGCTGCAGGTCGGCTTGCTCCTCTCGGGCGCGGTGCTGACCGAAACGATCTTCGATTGGCCCGGCATGGGAACGTACATCGCGACAGCAGTTCTCGGCGACAAGGACTACGTCGCCGTGCAAGCCGGCGCGATCGTCATCTGCCTGCTATTTGTCTCGCTCAACCTGCTGCTGGACCTGCTCTTCGTCTGGCTCGATCCGCGAATCCGCTTGAGTGAATAA
- a CDS encoding type IV pilus modification PilV family protein — protein MPASRSHFVRTLPSQRRRGFSLVEALVALTIMTMAGSVMLLAIESCLTSTSDAVDKLIADGMANQLLDEISVRRFMAVGDTPLTISGPSATEAAASGRQLFNDLDDYKNVSSMPAKGIWGETLGTGNDSGGARNTNFCIPSTQFTRWRQRVDIYFVSATDHSQKLTSGTSYYRAVEVNIEYVATTGSVKPLAKRRRVYAYLPPHT, from the coding sequence ATGCCTGCCAGCCGAAGCCATTTCGTTCGCACTTTGCCCAGCCAGCGCCGGCGCGGCTTCTCGCTCGTCGAAGCTCTCGTCGCGCTCACGATCATGACCATGGCAGGGAGCGTGATGTTGCTCGCCATCGAGAGCTGCCTGACCAGCACCAGCGATGCGGTCGATAAACTGATCGCCGATGGAATGGCCAATCAGCTGCTCGACGAAATCTCGGTGCGGCGGTTCATGGCAGTGGGCGATACTCCGCTGACCATCAGCGGCCCCTCGGCCACCGAAGCGGCCGCCAGCGGCCGGCAACTTTTCAATGATCTCGACGACTACAAAAATGTCTCCTCCATGCCCGCCAAGGGAATCTGGGGAGAAACGCTCGGCACGGGGAACGACAGCGGCGGCGCGCGGAACACGAACTTCTGCATTCCCAGCACGCAATTCACCCGCTGGCGACAGCGCGTCGACATTTACTTTGTCAGCGCGACCGATCATTCGCAAAAGCTGACTTCGGGCACCAGTTATTACCGGGCCGTGGAAGTGAACATCGAATATGTCGCCACAACCGGCAGCGTGAAACCTCTTGCCAAGCGGAGACGCGTTTATGCGTATTTGCCTCCGCACACTTAA
- the der gene encoding ribosome biogenesis GTPase Der — MPVPQVVIVGRPNVGKSSLLNWLAGRRISIVDDQAGVTRDRIVYLMEAGGRFFELVDTGGIGIEDCDNLTKEVEAQIEAGIESADVVLFVVDTRSGLLPLDEEVARRLRYIDKPIILVANKADSENLDPQADEFYKLGRGKMIKVSTQQNRHQEELLRMILERLPEQTHEEEEVGEPEMKMAIVGRRNTGKSTFVNTLARAERCIVSEVPGTTRDSVDVRFELDGKTFMAIDTPGLKRSRSVKTDIDFYSSHRAQRSIRRADVVLLFFDCSQRLSKVDKQLCKYIADNYKPCIFVVNKWDLLYGQMPTEKWVDYLRDTFSTMWHVPIAFITGQTGKNVKALLNHAQMLFKQSLQRVTTAKLNSLLREALEKHPAPMQGIVRPKIYFGTQVSTQPPTIVLMCNEPGAFTPSYRRYLLGYLRDHLDFGEVPIKLYLQRREQKLRGRPDNEPDVLARQDARQDSLQPLVVDDEDGGHVLDDDGHVFGEEDYQAVDTDSSDVNLHEE, encoded by the coding sequence ATGCCCGTTCCTCAGGTTGTGATCGTCGGTCGTCCGAATGTCGGCAAAAGCAGCCTGCTCAACTGGCTCGCTGGCCGCCGCATCTCGATTGTCGACGACCAGGCCGGCGTGACGCGCGACCGGATCGTCTACTTAATGGAAGCCGGTGGGCGGTTCTTCGAACTCGTCGATACCGGCGGTATCGGCATCGAAGATTGCGACAATCTGACGAAGGAAGTGGAAGCCCAGATCGAAGCGGGCATCGAATCGGCCGACGTTGTGCTCTTCGTGGTCGATACGCGGTCGGGATTGCTCCCGCTCGACGAAGAAGTCGCCCGCCGCCTGCGCTACATCGACAAGCCGATCATTCTGGTCGCCAACAAGGCCGACTCCGAGAATCTCGATCCGCAGGCTGATGAGTTTTATAAGCTCGGCCGCGGCAAGATGATCAAGGTCAGCACGCAGCAGAATCGCCATCAGGAAGAACTGCTGCGAATGATTCTCGAACGCCTGCCCGAGCAGACGCACGAGGAAGAAGAAGTCGGCGAACCCGAAATGAAGATGGCCATCGTCGGCCGTCGCAATACGGGCAAGAGCACGTTCGTCAATACGCTGGCCCGCGCCGAGCGCTGCATCGTCAGCGAAGTGCCGGGCACCACGCGCGACAGCGTCGACGTGCGATTTGAGCTCGACGGCAAAACGTTCATGGCCATCGACACGCCCGGCCTCAAACGCAGTCGCAGCGTGAAGACCGATATCGATTTCTACAGCTCGCACCGCGCCCAGCGCAGCATTCGCCGGGCCGACGTCGTGTTGCTGTTTTTCGATTGCTCACAACGGCTGAGCAAAGTCGACAAGCAGCTTTGCAAATACATCGCCGATAACTACAAGCCCTGCATCTTCGTCGTCAACAAATGGGATTTGCTCTACGGGCAGATGCCGACGGAAAAGTGGGTCGATTATCTCCGCGATACCTTCAGCACCATGTGGCACGTGCCGATCGCGTTCATCACCGGCCAAACCGGTAAGAATGTGAAAGCCCTGCTCAATCACGCGCAAATGCTCTTCAAGCAATCGCTGCAACGCGTGACCACGGCCAAGCTGAACAGCCTGTTGCGTGAAGCCCTCGAAAAACATCCGGCGCCGATGCAAGGCATCGTGCGTCCGAAGATTTATTTCGGCACACAGGTGAGCACGCAGCCCCCGACGATCGTGCTGATGTGCAACGAACCGGGTGCGTTCACGCCTTCGTATCGCCGGTACTTGCTCGGTTACCTGCGCGACCATTTGGATTTCGGCGAAGTGCCGATCAAGCTTTATCTGCAACGGCGCGAACAAAAGCTCCGCGGCCGGCCCGATAACGAACCCGATGTACTGGCCCGACAAGACGCTCGTCAGGATTCGCTGCAGCCGCTAGTCGTCGATGATGAAGACGGCGGCCATGTGCTCGACGACGACGGTCACGTCTTCGGCGAAGAAGATTACCAGGCCGTCGACACCGATTCGAGCGACGTCAATCTGCACGAAGAGTAG